The sequence CTCTCCCGCGCGTCGCGGTCGGCGCCGTGCACCTCCGTACCGGACATGACGTCCCCCATGAGAAGTAAGTCTCTAAAGGAGACTCGCTATAGAGGTCGGGAGGAACCCGGTGGCAAGGTGGGGTCATGCGCTATTCGAGGGTCGCGGACCCGGACTGCTCCATCGCCCAGGCGCTCGCGGTCGTCGGCGACTGGTGGACGCTGCTGATCGTGCGCGACATCGCCGGCGGGACCCACCAGTTCGACGCGCTGCGCGACGCGCTGGGCATCAGCCGCAAGGTGCTCGCCGATCGGCTGGCCGCCCTCGTCGGGGACGGCGTGCTGGAGAAGCGGCTCTACCACGCCCACCCGCCGCGCCACTCCTACCACCTCACCCGTGTCGGCCAGGGCCTGCTGCCGGTCCTGGTCGCGCTGCAGGACTGGGGCGGGCAGTACGTGATGGGCGACGGCACGCTCTCCGCGACCAGCCCGGCCGATTCCGCCGAGACCCGGCGGGTGCACGCGCTCGTCGGTGCCCGCGTCCCGGAGACGGTCCTGCCCGCGGCCCCTTCCGGCGAGCCGTGGGACACCCCCGCGGAACGCGATCCGGTCGCCGGCGAACCGTGGACGGTCCTGTACTGCTTCCCCGGCGCCTACGCCCCGGATGTCCAGGGCTACCCGCCGGGTTGGGGAGAGATCCCCGGCGCCGCGGGCTGCACCCTCGAGTCGTGCACCTACCGCGACCGGCTTCCGGAGTTCGAGGAGCGCGGCGCCCGCGTGTACGGCGTCAGCACCCAACGTCCGGACCAACTCGCCGCGTTCGCCGAACACGCGGGCATCACGTTCCCCCTGCTGTCGGACGCCGACCTGCGGCTGACCGCCGCACTGCGGCTGCCCACCTTCCGTGCGTCCGGACTCGACCGCCTCAAGCGCCTGACCCTGCTGATCGACGCCGAACGCACCGTACGCGGCGTGCTCTACCCCGTCCCGGACCCGGCCGGCTCGGTCGGCGACGCCCTCGCTCTCCTCGACGAGGTCACAGCCGCCGACCAGCGACTTCCCGGCCCCCGTTGAGAACGCGCACGTCATGTCCGTACATCGCCCGCGGCTGCCCGCGCGCCGCTCGCGTCCGGTGATCGTGGTGGCACCGACCCGGGACACGGTCGGGCGGGAAGCGGTCCGGCGGAAACGTGCCGGCCGACGGGTCGCTCGGCACCGACGAAGTCATCAGCGGCGGTGGGAGCGCAGTTCGTCGAGGAGGGCGCGCAGTACCGCGAGGCGGTGGGCGGATTCGGAGGGGGTGGAGGGCCTGAGCGCC comes from Streptomyces sp. NBC_00448 and encodes:
- a CDS encoding winged helix-turn-helix transcriptional regulator encodes the protein MRYSRVADPDCSIAQALAVVGDWWTLLIVRDIAGGTHQFDALRDALGISRKVLADRLAALVGDGVLEKRLYHAHPPRHSYHLTRVGQGLLPVLVALQDWGGQYVMGDGTLSATSPADSAETRRVHALVGARVPETVLPAAPSGEPWDTPAERDPVAGEPWTVLYCFPGAYAPDVQGYPPGWGEIPGAAGCTLESCTYRDRLPEFEERGARVYGVSTQRPDQLAAFAEHAGITFPLLSDADLRLTAALRLPTFRASGLDRLKRLTLLIDAERTVRGVLYPVPDPAGSVGDALALLDEVTAADQRLPGPR